AGCCATATCAATATGACACCTGATGAGGATGGTGTTGTAAGATGGACGCCACTTCTGCTTTCCTATAAGGACAGGGTTTACCCTTCTCTTTCTCTGGTTGCCGCCAAGGAGGCAATAGAAGCAGACAGCGTAGATGTGGATGACTATGAGATAAGGCTCGGAAATGTCAGCATACCTGTGAACAGCTCATACAGAATGCTGATTAATTATTCAGGACATGAAACCTATAAAAGGTATTCTTTCTCGGATGTCCTTAAGGGAAGAATAAGTAAGGATGAGCTCCGGGGAAAAATCCTGTTTGTTGGTGCAACTGCAATCGGCATATACGACCTGAGGGTAACTCCGCTTTCCAATAACACCCCTGGAGTTGAGGTTAATGCAAATATCGCAGATAACATTATAAGGGGAAGGTTCATGAGAAAGGGAGACAAAGAGGCACTCATAGACCTTTTCTTTATATTTGGACTGACATTGATAACTTATTTTGTAACCTTGAAGGTGAGGGCATTTATAGCCCTTCCCTTTGCTGTCATACTCGTATTGGGATACACTTATCTTGCCTATAGGGTGTTCCTTTCAGGGCAGTGGATAAGCATGGTTTATCCGATTATGAGTATAATCTTTTCCTATTCGGTTTCTGCATCGTTAAGGTTCTTTACTGTCGAAAGAAGGGCAAAGGCAATGAGAAAGATGTTTTCGAGCTATGTGTCAAAGAAGATAGTTGACGAGCTTGTAAGGCATCCTGAAAAGGCAAAGGTAGGAGGAGACAGAAAGACAATAACAGTCCTTTTTACCGATATAAGGGGATATACTACATTCAGCGAGAAGCATACGCCTGAAGTTGTAGTCAGAATCCTCAATGAGTTTCTTTCGGAGATGACAAATGTGATAATGCACTATGATGGCACACTCGATAAATTCCTTGGAGATGGAATCTTTGCATTCTGGGGAGCACCCATAGAGCAGGAAAATCAGGCAGAGCTTGCAGTTTCATGCTCGCTTGAGATGATGAAAAAGATGAAAAGGCTTCAGGACAAATGGGTCTTAGAAGGAGGCGAGCCCCTCGAGTGCGGAATAGGTATTAACACAGGAGATGCCATTGTGGGGAATATAGGTGTTGAGGGCAAAAAGGTCGACTACACTGCAATAGGAGACAGCGTCAACCTCACCCATAGGCTTCAGAACCTTAGCAGGGAAGTAAAAAAGCCCGTAATAACAGACGCCCTTTACCTGAAGGTGAAAGATGTGGTGGATGCCGAATGCTTGAAAGAGATAACTGTCAGAGGCAGAGAAGGCGCAATAAATGTCTATGCAGTCAATGGGCTACTCCACCAAGGGTAATGTTGACCAAAAGGCATTCTGTAAAATATAATATCCGTTATGGCGCCTCTTAGCTTCAATTATATATTTAAGTTCATCGATGGCTCCACAAAGAGCTTTGAGATTCTTCTTGACCCTAAGACACTTCTTCTTATTGCCCCTGAAAATCTGGTGCCGCCTGAATGGGCAAGGCTCACATTCAATCAGTGCCATAACTGTCCATTGAATAAATCGGAGCATGAGTTCTGCCCCATTGCAGTTAATATCGCAAGCCTCGTTAGTGTATTCTCTGACCGCACATCTTACGAGAATGTCCATGTCCTTGTAATGACAAAACAGAGGGATATCTCGAAGACTACGACTATGGAAGATGCACTAAGCTCTCTTTTAGGCATATACATGGTTACATCAGGCTGTCCACGAATGGAGAAACTGAAGCCCCTTGTGAGATACCACCTGCCGTTTGCAACAATACATGAGACAGTGGTAAGGATTGTCTCCATGTATCTTTTAATCCAGTATTTCCTAAAAAGAAAGGGCAAGAAACCCGACTGGGACCTAAAGGAGCTTGAGGCTATCTACGATGAGGTGATGAAGGTCAATGCAGGCATAGCCCAGAGGCTTAAAAGTGCGGCTGAAAAAGATGCAAGCATAACTGCGGTTGCAAACCTGAATTATCTTGCCTCACTCGTGCCTCTTCTTATTACAGATACACTCGATGAGATAGAGGATTCCTTGAGCTCCTATCTTACAGGATAAGGTTTTCTGGCAGGCATCTTGTCTTTGCCCATAAGGCGGTCGAATTTCTCGGCACCAATACACTCTTTTGCGGCAGGGCACCATTGAATGCATGTAAGAGGCATTTCCCTGCTTATGGTCTTTCCGCAAGACTTGCATA
Above is a genomic segment from Nitrospirota bacterium containing:
- a CDS encoding adenylate/guanylate cyclase domain-containing protein; the encoded protein is MSLQKTRNYIRKTTRLQGSKSMKKRTIVNIFISFSIALIGVLFYYRQIGFLESFESKTYDLRFKMRGSLPPSKDIALIVIDEKSIKELGRFPWTRKHYSNLIEIVTEGGAKALLFDAFFPEKESLKADKAFATSVKRSGVVTLAVVLEFSKDGKTTNLIENLPELQGSAKNISHINMTPDEDGVVRWTPLLLSYKDRVYPSLSLVAAKEAIEADSVDVDDYEIRLGNVSIPVNSSYRMLINYSGHETYKRYSFSDVLKGRISKDELRGKILFVGATAIGIYDLRVTPLSNNTPGVEVNANIADNIIRGRFMRKGDKEALIDLFFIFGLTLITYFVTLKVRAFIALPFAVILVLGYTYLAYRVFLSGQWISMVYPIMSIIFSYSVSASLRFFTVERRAKAMRKMFSSYVSKKIVDELVRHPEKAKVGGDRKTITVLFTDIRGYTTFSEKHTPEVVVRILNEFLSEMTNVIMHYDGTLDKFLGDGIFAFWGAPIEQENQAELAVSCSLEMMKKMKRLQDKWVLEGGEPLECGIGINTGDAIVGNIGVEGKKVDYTAIGDSVNLTHRLQNLSREVKKPVITDALYLKVKDVVDAECLKEITVRGREGAINVYAVNGLLHQG